The segment GACGAGGAACTGAGCACGCTGATTCGAGGCATTGAGGTTCCGCGCGATTGATCAAAGTTGTCGGTGGGCAGTTGCTTGCCGCACCGCTAAAATCAACGGACCTCTCGGAAATGTACTCAATTGTGATCGCCAAACATGCCTCAAACGGCCGACCCTTTTTTTGAACCCTACGACCGCAAGGATATCGCCTACGGTGACGCGCCAACGGCAGCGATCGCGGCGTTTCTGGATCAAATCGAATGCGGGGGCACCGCAATTGACTTGGGTGCCGGTGCCGGACGAGACACGATCGCGTTGGCATCAGCCGGTTTTCAAGTCACGGCGGTAGATCTAAGCAGTCGTGGCCTCAAACGAGTCCGCGAACGGGCCGAGGCAGCGGGCGTCGAGAAATTGGTCACGACCAAGGAAGCAGATGTTCGCGAGGTTGATCTGCCACAAAACAGCATTGACGCCCTGATCGCGACGACCGTGCTCGATCACATTCCCGCCGCCGATGCGAAACGGGTTTGGCAGCGGATGACTGAGGCATTGACCGATACCGGCATGCTGTTTGTCGAAGTCCACACGACCGAAGATCCGGGCAGCGATCAAAAGCCGGGCTGTGACAGCGACGCGCCGATCAGCGAGACGGCCGGCGCCGTGGTGAACTATTTTCGGCCGAACCAATTGGCGAGGTGGGCAGTCGATCCAAGTTCGCGATTGCGAGTACTACGGTACGAAGAACGCCAGGAATGGGATTGCACTCATGGCCCCGAACACCTGCACGGCAAAGCGATTTTGCTGGCCGTTCGCGAAGGATTCTATCCGCCTTGGTTTGGCCAACCGGCGGCTTTCCCAAGGGTCGACTCTTAGGATGGCTGACAAGAAAGCGGTGAGTTCCCGCGGCGACGATCTCGCTCTCGCTCGTACTCACTTGGCAAACGAGCGGACGTTGTTAGCCTATGGTCGAACGGCTTTGATGGTCGCTGCGACCGGAGTCACGCTGATCAAATTCTTTGCCGATACCGTTCCCATCCGAACGATGGGACTGATTCTGATCGGCTTGGGTTTGATCGTTGGGCTAGTCGGAATCCAGAGGTTCGTTTCTCTGAAAAGACGCTTGAACTAACAACGACTTTCGAATTCGATGCTTTATCGCAAACCCGAACCAAAGTCACCGCGAGGCTTGAAGATTTGGCGAGATCGGCTGGGCGCGTAAGCTCGCGTCGGAGTGCTTTCGATGTATTCGGTCGGCGGCATCATTTCGTCACCGCTGATGTAGACGGAATCCTGGCCACCGCACGAGTCGCAACCGCCATCACATCCACAGCCGGAATCACAATCGCCAGGGCCACCGCCCAGTGCTCCGCCGCTGATCGGTGGACAGCATCCGCCGCCACATGATGCGCTGCCGCAGGAATCGCATCCGCCATTGCAACGGTATCCCCACAGGCTTTCGAAGCCGCTGAACACCGAACGGCACTTTCCGCACGACTGGCCGTTGTGGTTTCCGCACTTGTCACATGGATCGACACAATTGGCCGGTTCATTGATCCACGGATCGATGTAAAGCTCGCCGCAACCTTCACAGTCGCCGCATCCGCCACAAGAATTGATCGCCAAAGGTCCGCGGGCGCCGTTTGGCCCACAAGCCATGGGTCCGACACATCCGGTCATCCAAAGCAAAGCCGAGCAAGCAATGACGGCCGCGAATCGTTTCTGCAAATACATAGTCGGAAGCCCTGTGGCAGTCTCATACGTGGATAGATATCCACAACATCGACCAAC is part of the Rubripirellula reticaptiva genome and harbors:
- a CDS encoding class I SAM-dependent methyltransferase — protein: MPQTADPFFEPYDRKDIAYGDAPTAAIAAFLDQIECGGTAIDLGAGAGRDTIALASAGFQVTAVDLSSRGLKRVRERAEAAGVEKLVTTKEADVREVDLPQNSIDALIATTVLDHIPAADAKRVWQRMTEALTDTGMLFVEVHTTEDPGSDQKPGCDSDAPISETAGAVVNYFRPNQLARWAVDPSSRLRVLRYEERQEWDCTHGPEHLHGKAILLAVREGFYPPWFGQPAAFPRVDS
- a CDS encoding DUF202 domain-containing protein, whose product is MADKKAVSSRGDDLALARTHLANERTLLAYGRTALMVAATGVTLIKFFADTVPIRTMGLILIGLGLIVGLVGIQRFVSLKRRLN